The window AACACGAACATCAGCGAGAACGGGCTGCGTGTCATCGAGAACATGAAGCCGCCCATCAGGATGGGCGCGAACAGCATGAAGATGGGGAAGAACTGCGGAGCCGGTTCCTTGGGCGGTGTGGGGGCCTTCAGCGGCCGGTAGGGGAAGCGGGGCACCACGCGCGGGGAACGATTGAACTCCACCACCGGGGAGCTCGGGGCAGTGCCGCCCAAGCGGTGCAGCGCGATCACCGAGAAGGTGGTCTGCCCGATCAGCACGGTGTCGGCCGGGCCGATCACAGCGCGCTGCACCTGCTCGCCGCCGATCACGACACCGTTGGAGGAGTGCATGTCCACGATCTCGATCGAGTCGCCCACGTTGATGCGCGCATGGCGCTTGGACAGCATCGGATCAGCGATGCGAATGTCCAGGTCGCCCTCACGGCCCACCACGCTGGAACCCGAGGGCAGCGGGAACTCCCTGCCTGCTTCAGGGCCGGAGAGCACCCGCATCAGTGCCACGGCCGCACCGCGGGACTCGGACCTGGTGGCGTACTCGGTCGAGGAGCGTGCGATGGAGACGATGCTGCCCGAACGCAGCCCGGCCTGGATCAGGTCGATCTCGCGGTCCAGGGAGCGCACGCCGCTTGCCCCGGGGCCCGCGCCGGGGTCCTGCACCTGCAGGGTGAGCCCCTCGGGCGGTTCCGTCTCCGAGCGCAGCGGATCGGCCAGGTACAGGGCGTTGGCGACATCCGCCACCGACGCCGTGGCGTCCGCGGTGACCTCGAGGTCCGTGAGTCGGTCCTCAGGTCTGCGCAGCGTGAGCTTGATGCGCATCTATCAGTCCTCGTCGTCGTCGTGGGCCTGGTCCAGCAGCGGCAGGTCCTCGGAGCTGACCAACCGGGAGAAGACGGCATGCTCCACCAGGCGGGCACGCCGGTTGCTGGCCAGCTTGCCGGGGCCCCCGCGCAGTCCCCGCACGCCCATGCGGTCCAGCTTGTCGCACACGTTGTCGAGCTTGCGGTTGAACTTGGTCAGCTGCCAGCCCAGTCGCTTCGCGGCCTGTGCGGACGTGGGGACGGAGCTCATGCCGCTGCCCTCCCGGGAGAGCATCGGCTCGGCGAGAGCGAGTATCAGCAGCTTCTGACTGGCGGTCAGCTGCACCGATCCCATGGTGGTCTCCCCCGCCGGGTCGTCCGGACTGGGACTGCGCTCGAACTGCGGCGAGTCGGCGTGGATCTCGAGATCGTAGGTGGTGGGGCCGGCGGTGAACACCACCTTGGTCACGTCGAACACCAGTGGGATGCGGGCCCCGGGCGCCAGCCATGCCTGCATGGTGCCGGTGCCGTCGGTGATGGTGGCCGAGAGCCGTGAACCGATGTTGACCAGCCACCACATGGTCTCCACCTGCACGATGGACAGGAACCGGCGGTGGAGGTACGGGTTGTCGTCGTCGACGTTGAGGTCGGCATCGCGACCGATGGTAAGCTCCTCGCCCTCCGCCACGCGGAACCACTCCCCGCAGAACTCCACTGAGATCGTCGACGTCATCGTCCGTGCTCCTTCGTCTCCAGTGCTGTCGTTCGCGACCTCGGAAGGTTCGCGGTCACCGCGCGGCCGGCGGTCATGTCCGTCATCCGGGATTGAGGCATGCGGGATCGCTCCAGGGGCTTACCTGTCCATCGGGGTCCACGGTGCGCACATGCGCACAGACCTCCGGCAGGTTGGGCGGGATGAGGAGTACGCGGGAGTCCCGGCCATGCACCTCGAACGTGGCCCTGTACTGGGAGTAGTTCTCCGGCAGGTCGACCCACTCCACCTGGTAGTGGTAGTCCTCCTGGAAGCCCTCGGGCATCTTCCACGCCACCTGGGCCCTGCCGACGTCATCTCCCGTGCCCCCGGCGGTGATCACGGTGATGGTGACATCGGTGGGGGTATTCGGCACCGGCCCTTTCGTGACCGGAGCGTTGATCGGCGAAGTCGAGACCTTGTCCTCGGGCGGTGTCAGGTAGGTGCGAGCCGCGAAGGTCGCCCCCACTCCGAGGAGGATCACCAGCGCTGCAGCGAGGGTCACGAACGGCCATGCCGGAGTGCGACGCTCCGCTGCCGGGTCCGGTGCGGAAGCGGTCGATGGCGGTGCGGAGGCAGGAGACGCCGCGGACAGCGCGGAGACCGGGGCCCCGGCGGGACGGAGCATGGTCGACTCCACCGGTGAAGCAGAGGCCGAGGACGCCGATGCCGGGGACCCGAAGCCACCGGAGGACGGTGCCCCCAGGGGCGGGGCCACCCCGGAGAACGGGTCGAGGCGACGGCTGCCGGTGCCCCTCCCCCGGTCTCCGGGTCGACGGTGGAGACCTTCCGAATCCTGGTGTGGCTGTCGAGCTCGTCCTCGTCCGCGAGGGGGGCGGCGGGAGCCCCGCGATCGTCGAGGACGTCCATCTGAGTCACCGGCAGCGAGAGCGCCAGCTCGACCTGCTGGAGGCTGCGTCCGAATGCCAGGGCGGTGTCGTAGCGTCCCGCGGGGTCCTTCGCCATCGCGATCGACAGCACCCGGTTCAGTTCCGGCGGGACATCGGGACGGTTCAGCGGCCGCAGTGGCTCGGTGGTAATCCGATGGATCAGGTCCGATGCGGTGTTGCGCTGCCCCACTCGTTCGAAGGGCGTGTGGGAGGCCAGCAGTGAGTAGACCGTGGCGGCCAGGGCGAACACGTCGCTGCGCACGTCGGCTCGGACCGGGTCCGCGAAGAACTCCGGGGGCGACCAGGGGATCGACATGCCCTGCGAATCCTCCACGTCCTCACTCTGGCCGGCGACGATCGAGATGCCGAAGTCGGTGAGGGCGGGCCGGTTGTACTCCGTGACCAGGATGTTCGCCGGCTTGATGTCGCGGTGCAGGATACCGGCCCGGTGGGCGGTCTCCACGGCACCGGCGATCTGGACGCCCACGCGGAGCGCCTCGGCCACCGTGATCCGCTCCTTGCGGAAGCGCACACCGTAGTTGGGCCGGGGGCAGTACTCCATCACGATGAACGGACGGTGATCGCTGGAGGCGTCTGCCGTGTGGATGGTGACGATCGAGGGGTGCGTGGACATCGTGGCCATCACGTTGGCCTCGGCATCTGAATATTCGCCTCGCTGGGGTCCGCTGATCGAGGGTTCGGGTGCCACGTCGCTGCCGTAGCGGTGGCGTCGTTCGGGACCACCAGTGGTGTCGTTGGGGCCGCTCTGTCTACGCTCCTTCCGCCGTGTGTATAGGGCACGCGGCGGAAGGAGCAATCTGGAATGGTACGGAAGATCAGGGCGAAGCTGGTGCTCCAGCTGCGCGCAGAAGGTCTGTCGGGGCGAGCGATTTCGTCCTCGCAGGGCATGTCCCGCAAGTCCGTGAGGGCGGTGTTCGAGGCCGCTGACGCTGCAGGGATCGGGTGGGGCGATATCGCGGACGTCGCCGATGAGCAGGTGTATGCCCGGTTGTTCCCGGGCCGGGGCGAGCACGAGAGCGTGTTCGCACAGCCGGACTGGGAACAGGTCCATCGAGAGATGGCCAGGGTCGGCGTGACGCTGAAGCTGTTGCACGGCGAGTACTTCGACGCGACCACGGCGGCTGGGGATCCGGCGATGGGGTATGACCGGTTTTGCCGCACCTACCAGCACCACGTCATGGTCACCGGTGCCGCTTCGAGAGTCGGTCACAAGGCCGGCCAGAGCGTGGAGGTCGACTGGTCCGGCCCCACGATGGAGCTGGCCGATCCGGTCACCGGCGAGGTCTCGAAGGTGTTCTTGTTCGTTGCCTGCCTGCCTTTTTCTCGTTACGCGTTCTGCTTCCCGGCGCTGGATATGCGCCAGGAGTCCTGGCTGCGAGCGCACGTAGCGATGTTCGAGGCGCTGGGCGGGACGGTCCCGAGGATCGTTCCGGACAACCTCAAGACCGGTGTGGTGAAGCACCCCCGCGAGGGCGAGATCGTCCTGAACGATGCGTATCGCGAGATGGCAGCGCATTACTCGGCGGCGGTGCTCCCGGGGAGGGTGCGGAAACCGAAAGACAAGGCGAGCGTGGAGAACACCGTCGCGCACGTCGCGACCTGGGTCATCGCCGGGCTGCGGGATCAGCGATTCACGTCCCTGCCCGAACTTGCAGCCGCCATCGGGCAGCGGATGGAGGCCTATAACGCGGAGCCGTTCCAGAAGCGGCCCGGATCCCGCGCCAGCGTGTTCGACGCGGAGGAGCGGCCGCTGCTGACGCCGCTGCCGGCGGTGCCCTACGAGATCTCGACATGGCACTACGGACGACGAGTGGGCAGGAACGGGCACGTCACGTTCGCGCGGAACTTCTACTCCGCGCCGTTCGCGCACATCGGCGCGAAGGTCGATCTGCGCATCACGGCCCGGACGCTGGAGATCTATCAGGGCAGCCAGCGACTGACCAGTCACCTGCTGCTCCCGGAGACCGCGAGCAATGAGTACCGCACCAACGACGCGGACCTACCTGCGGGCGAGCGTTTCCAGGCCTGGGACGCGCAGAGGGTGCGGGCGTGGGCAGATCGGGTCGGGCCGGCCACGGTGATCGTGATCCAGCGGATCTTCGAGTCCGTGCCGATCGTGGAACAGGGCCTGGATCCCGCGTTGGCGGTGCTACGGCTCTCTCGCCGCTTCTCCGTAGATCGGGTCGAGGCGGCCTGCGCACTCGCGCTGACGGGACGGGTCCGTTCACCGCGCTATGCGCATCTGCACCCGATCTTGGCCACCGGGCAGGACAAGGTCGCCGCCCTGCGTCCACCCCGCGAGGAACCCGCGGAAGACGGCGGATACGTCCGTGGCGCCGACTACTACGCCGGAGGTGTCCGGTGAGCGTGATCGATAACGACACGAAGCGGAAGCTGCGCGAGATGGGCGCGACCGCGCTGCTGGACGCGATCGATGCCCAGGATGAGGCTCACGTGCTGGGGATGTCGTTCCAGGAACGGCTCCAGCTGATCGTGGACGAGGCGCATTCCATCTTCAATCATGGAAAGGTCGAGGGTCTGATCCGCCGGGCGGGGCTGCGTTATCCCGGAGCGGACCTGCGGCGGCTGGATCTGGTCGAGGAACGGGGACTGAACCGGAACGTGATCGCGCAACTGGCAACCTGCTCCTTCATCCAGCGGCAACAGAACGTGGTCTTCCAGGGCTTCACCGGCTCAGGGAAGTCCTACCTCGGCTGCGCGCTGGCGAAGCAGGCCTGCCAGCACCGGCTCCGAGCCCACTACATCCGAATGCCCGACCTCGAAGAGGCCTGGGCCCTGGCAAAGGACAAGCCGCAGGGCCAGACGAAGTTCCTGCGGAAGTACTCCACGTTCTCGCTGCTGGTGATCGACGAGTGGCTGCTGGACCATCCTGACGAGGGAATGCGTTCGATGCTGCTGGAACTGCTCGAGCGCCGCTATGACACCGGCTCGACCGTGTTCTGCACCCAGTACCCGAAGAAGGACTGGCACGCCCGGCTCGGTGGAGCAGTCCACGCCGATGCGATCATGGACCGCATCGTGCACAACACAATCTGGATCGACACCGGCGACAGGAACATGCGAGAACACACCGCACTGCCCCAGTGACCCGATGCCGGCGGGAGCCAGTGGTCCCCACCGCGGCGGCTACTGGCCCCCGTCGGCACGATCGGCGGTCCCCAAGAGCAAGATTCGGTGGCTCCCACGACTACGAATACTCAGCATCGAACTGCCGGCGCACGTTCTCGTCGAGCACGCTGGACAGCAGCACCTTGATGGCCACCCGGCGCTGTGGCCGGAACTGCCGGTACAGGAAGACGTCGGCGAATCCTCCCGACCCCAGCAGCTTCTCGAACTCGTAGCCGGGAAGCTGCGGCGGCTGTGACGGCGGCCTGGAGCTCATGCCATCCCCCTCATCATCAGTCGGACCCCATCTCCCAGGTCGAGCTGGTCGCCCTCCCCCAGCACGACGCCTTCACCGGCGCGCAGGCGCACGGGTTCGGTCCCCGGCCGTATCAGCGTGGTCCCGTTGGTGGTGCCGAGGTCGGTGGCCACCACATGCCATCCCTCGAGGCGCAGCTCGACGTGGGAACGGGAGATGTCCTGCTGCGGGCTGGGAACGGTGACCAGCTGGGGGACGTCATCGGCACTGACCCGGGACGCCCGCGGGCGTCGACCGATCACCGCTGACCGATCCAGGACGACACGGTTCCCGGTGGAGATCTCGACGTATCCCAGCGGGGGCCGGGGCACGGATCTGGTGCTGTGCTCGAGCGGGCCCCCGCAGGTGCGGCACTGGTGGCGCTCGGGGGAGTTCGCATGACCGTTCGGGCAGATGACCCCGGGGATCATGACCGCACGGGACGGGGCCTGCGGTGCCGGGGCAGCGGAACCGCCGGTGGGCGGGTGGGGGTGTGCCGGGCCGTTCGGCCTCGCTGCGGCCATCGGCGGAGGCCCGGACGGTGCCACCGGGTGGGGGGCGCTGGCAGCGCGCCCGGAGTGAGGCGGAGCTTGGGGTGCCCGAGATCCGGGGAAGGGCGCCCCGTACTGCTGGGGGCCCGCCTGCTGACCGGGTTGCGCCTGCATCGATGGAGTGCCCGGCTGCTGGCCGAAGCCCAGGCCCTCCCTGGGCACGGGGGCGGATCCGTAGTCGGGTGGTACGGCGCGGGGCGGTCCGGTGACGGGAGCCGGGGGGCGCTCGGCCAGGTGGACCTGCGGGTATGCGGGCTGGCCCGGGGCGGGCTGGGAGGCCCGTCGGGCTGCCGTCTGTGCTATCTCCGGTGCGGAGCGGCCCACGCCGGGTACCCAGTCGATGAACTCCCCGCCGATGGCGGACGAGGCGGCATCGGCGGTGGGGAGCTCTGCCTGGCCGAGTGTCTCGGGCTGGTCGCTCCGGTCCTCATCGATGTCCTCGCTGGAGTCGTCCTGTGCTCCGTCGGCCTGTTCGGGTGAGTCCCCGGCCGCCTCGGTGGATGCCTCGTCCTCATCGTGCTCGTCCACCTCCGTGCGGCGCACGGCGGCATCCTCGATGCTGCGGAACACGGTCTTGCCGAAGAGGTCGTCGTAGGCGCCCGTGGCGTCGAGGTCCGTGCCGAACCCGAGAGTGGCCGCCGGTGTCGACGAACTCGCAGCCTGGTCCTTCGCCCCTGCCGAATCCGGTGACGGATCCGGCGTGGACGTCCCCTCGGCCGCGTCGTCCTGGTCGATCGGCGCGACCAGGGTGACCGGGGAGCTGTCGTCCTCGTCCGGCGGGGGCGGGGTCGGCATGGAGGCTGCAGACGACGGCCTGCGGGTGGCAGAAGGCCGCTGCTGGTCCGTCCCGGGTGCTATCGAGGGCTCCTCCACAACCGGGGCAGGCTGCGGGGGCGCAGCAGGCCCGCTCGAGGGCTCCGGCTCCGGGGCGGGCTCCGGCGAAGGCTGGGACTCGGGGGCCGGGGCGGGGGCAGACCCTGCGGTCCGTGCATCTGTGTTCGAGGCGGAGGCAGGGCCAGCGGCGGCCGGGTCCGCTGTGGACGTGCGGGCCTCATCGCCACCGGCCGCTGGGCGGCGCTTCCGATCGAAGAGCGAGGTGCTCACCAGTCGGCGCTTGCCCGCAGGCGGCGTGGCCGCAGGTGTCTCCTTGGCGGGGGCCTGGACCGCGTCATCCTCCGGCGCGGTGCCGGCATCGCGCTGGGACGAGGGAACGGCGTTGGTACTGGGCGCTGGACTGGAGGGAGAACCGCCTGAAGTCGCAGCAGAATCCGGCCCCTCAGCAGCCGGTTCCGGTGTCGGAGCGGGTGCGGGCTCCGGTGGAGTGGGAGCCTGCGTGGCAGGCGCGGCAGCAGGGGTTGGCGGGGCGGGAGCCGGCGTGGCAGGCGCGGCAGCAGGCGTCGCGGTGGCAGCGGGTGCCTGGGCAGCAGCAGGCTCCGGCTTCTTGTCCCCGAAAAGATCGTCGAAGACGCTGGGGCCAGCGGACTCCGCAGGTTTTGCGGGGGTCGAGGCCGACCTCGAAGTGGGCATGGCACCCGAGGGCCGGGTCGCCATCATCGGCTTGCGCACGGACTCACTCGTCGCGGCCGGCTTCGGTGCCGGAGGCGGCGGCTTCTCGGCGCGGCGCTTCTTCGCCTCCGGATCCTCGATGGACCGGCCGTGCTGCTCCACCTGCTCGGCCAGAGCCGTGCGCGCGTCGTCAGCGAGGTCCGCGGGATCCACAATGGCCTGCACGAACCCGCGCACCCGAGACACCCCGGCCTCCAGCCTCAGGCCACCGAGCGGTTCCTCAGGCGGAAGGTCGCCGAAGGCGATGCGTCGCACCCCTTCCACGGTCAGCCGGGTGAACGGCTCCTCATCCGTCCCCGCGACGAGACGGGACCCCGTCTCGTCATACACCACCAGCGGGGACTTCCCCTTCACCCCGATGTGCGTGGTGGTGCCTTCCATCAGGGCATAGAGGATCGCCGGGAGCTTGTCGAGGCTCTCGAGCCCGCCTGCCTTCACCAGCTTGTCCGGGAAGTCATCGGCTGTCGGCCCGTCACCGAGCACGGTCCATGCAGCCTCGACGACCTCCTTCTTCATCCCGGGGACCAGCAGCACCCACCCCGCGTACCTCACCACCAGCGTGGCCGGTCCGGGCTGGATCCAGGTGCCGCGGTTCAGCAGCTGCGCGGCCTCGCTCATCAGTCACCGCCCTCAGCAGTGATGATGCTCCGAGGGAGGGTGTCCTCGTCGATCTCGAACTCATCGTCGCCTCGGCCTGGGCCATCGAGCGTGCTCTCCGCTGCGAGCCCCAGCCCCACCACTTCGACCGCCTCGACGACGACCACGCTCACGTTGTCCCGGCCACCGGCGTCCAGTGCCAGCTGGACCAGGTTCTCCGAGATCGTGCGCACGTCCTGCCGGCCGCGGAGCACCCGTTCGATGGTGGCGTCGTCCACTTCCCCGGTGAGACCGTCGGAGCACACCAGCATCCGGTCGTCCACCTCGGCAGGGATCAGCCAGTAGTCCGGGTCGGACTCGGGCCCGGCGCCCAGCGCGCGGGTGACCATGTGGCGGTAGGGGTGGACCTTGGCCTCGTCCTTGCTCAGCTCTCCGCGGTCCATCAGTTCCTGGACCACCGAATGGTCCACGCTGACCTGCTCGAAGATATCGCCTGAGAGTCGGTACACCCGGGAGTCACCCAGGTTCAGCACCACCCAGTAGCCCACCCCGTCCAGCACCATCGTGGCGACCACGGCCACCGTGGTGCCGGCGCCGAGCTGAGCCTCACCGCCCAGTTCGGCGATGCGGTCCGCTGCCGTGCGCAGCGCCTGCCCGAGCTGGTCGACGGTCACGTTCTCCTGGATCGTGAGCTTCTCGAACTCCTCCACGGCGATGGCACTGGCGACCTCACCGGCGTTGTGCCCGCCCATGCCGTCAGCGACGAGATAGATCGGCGGCACGTTGAGCAGACTGTCCTCGTTGGTGGCACGCACATGGCCGACATGCGTGGACGCAGCGGACACGGCACGAATCGTGCCGGGGATGTCCGGGTCCGACAGCGAGCGGTCGATCACGAGTCCCTCTCCACGGTCATGGACCGATCACCGAGGGTGAGTGAAGCTCCCTCCGGCAGGACGGTCGGGGTGTCCGGGACCAGGCTCTCGCGAGAGCCGTCGGCCCTCACTATTGCCGAGCCGTTGGTCGATCCCAGGTCTGTGACCGTGATGTCCGTGCCTGTCCCGTCCAGGCGCAGGTGGGTCTTGGACATGGATCGGGTCTCGTCCTTGAGGACGAATTGGACCTCGCCGTCGCCTGTGGCGGGGTTGCGGCCGATCACGACCGGGCTGCTGACCACTCGCTCCGTCCCGTCGTCGGCGCGCAGGGTGACCTTCGGGATCCTGGGGGCGACGGCGGAGACGCGGGTCTGCTCCAGATCCCCCAGGTCCTCCGACTCCGAGAGGACCACCCGGGTCTGCTCGTCGATGTCGCCACCGTCCCAGGCATCGGCCGTCTGCTCCGGCGGTACCTGCTGGGGAGCGTCGGTCGGGGCTGGGGAAGGCGCCTGCCACTGCTGCTGAGCGGGTGCGTCCTGCGCCGGCGCCTGCCACTGCTGATCCTGGGCAGGGGGAGCCCACTGCTGGGGCGGCTGCTGGATCGGGTCGGACTGCTCAGGTGCAGGGGCCTGCCACTGCTGCGGTGCCTGCCCCGGTGGGGCGGGTGCATCCCATTGCTGCGGCGCCGGCGACGGCTGCGCATCCGGCTGCGGGGCCGGAACCCCCCAGTCCTGCCCAACTGCGGGCGGGGGCGTGAGGTCGGGGATCTCGGGTGGGGCCCACCCGGTATCGGCGGCCGACTGCGCGTGCTGCGGCGGCGGGGCGTACGGGCTCGGCACACCGGGACCTGCCGCCCAACTGTCCGACTGCACCGGCTCGCCCTCCGCCGCCGACGACGCGCTGGACTCCTGCTGGCCTGCCCAGGCCGCGCCGGGTGTCGCCAGCAGGTTCTCGTGGGTGGTCACGGCGACCAAGGGCGACCCCAGGTAGTGCTCGGCACTGTGACGTTCGAAGTCGTCAGGGCGCGGCTTCATGGGGTTCCGGCCGGCTTTGATGTCCACGACAACGGAATCGACAGCCCGGTCGTGGAAGCCGCGCAGCAGCTTCTTGGGGTCCAGGAAGACCGACAGGGCCATGATCAAGGAGGCAAGGCCGTACAGGAACCAGCGTCCTAGGGAGCGCAGCAGACCGATGGGTCCGCCCTCGGTCAGACGCACGGTGCGCAGCCCCAGGATCAGCTTGCCCAGGGTGAAGCCCTTGGCCCCCTGAAGCCAGATCATCAGCACGGTGTAGGCGGTCGGCAGGGCCACCCCCACACCTACCAGGACCGAGGCGAGCACGCCGACCGTGTCCTGGGTGATGGCGAGCACGAGTCCGATGGTCAGAGGGACCAGCAGCACGGTGGCGATCACGCCATCCACCAGAGCGGCCAGGAAGCGCTTCAGCGGGCTCGCGGGTGTGCACCCGTCCAGCGGCGGCGCCATCTCCATCGCCCCCGAGGAGGCAGAGGGCCCGTCGACAGCGGAGGAGCCGGTCGCGGACGGCGCCCCGGATGCGGAGCCCTGCCCTGGTGCCTTCGTTGGAGGCTGAGTGACCATCATCTGATCGTACTGTTCCTGAGGTCGCAGTGCCGTCGCGCCCGGCGTCTTCGGCTGCAGGGCATCTTGGGAGATCAGCTCGATACCGTCCTGGTCGGGAACGGCTTCCTCCTCCGTGCCGAGGTCGCGGGATCGTGCACGAGGGGCCTGCGCCCACGCCCCTGGCGCATCGGTGGCGCGACGCTCGTACGGAGACTCCTGGTAGCGCGCGCCGCACTCCCCGCAGATCGCCGCTCCTTGCGACAGGAGGGTTCCGCACGTGCTGCAGTACCGCGTCTGGCTCATCATGACCTGCCCTTCTTCGTCACTGCCCGCGCTTTGCCGGAACTTCCCACCGGGGACCGCCGATGCCTCATCGTCCGGGCCCGACGCTCGGCCTGCGCTCGGTTCCGAGCCACTGTGCGGAGCCGGCGCTTCTGATCGCGCTTATCGGCCGCGCGGCGCCGGAACGATCGCAGGGAGAACAGTGCACGCACCCGACGGTGCCACGGCACGGAGGCGGTCATGGTACGCCGTGCATCCTTGACCTGGGCCCAGTACTCGTCCACGACGCCCTGGGGAAGATCATCCGGGCCGAACACCGCCCGGTCTGCCCTGCCTGCCAGGAGTGCGGCCCCCATACCGGGGACCTCGGCATCCAGCAGCGCGGCGGTCTCGGACCGGGTGCGGATCGGATCGGGCCTGCGCCCCATGTCGGCCATGAGGTCCAGGATCTCCTGCCACCCGCCGTCGATGCGATCGGGCAGCACTCCCCTGGTGCGCCGACGCTTGCGCCGCAGCACCTTCGCGATGACGATGGCGGCAAGGGTCGCGATCAGGAGCAGCACCGGGATCGAGGCAAGCCCCACGTACACCAGCCAGCTCGAGGTCTCCTCGGGCTCCGGCTCGGGCTCCGGGATGTCCTCACTCGTCGCGCCGGGCGGCGGCGACGGCGGTTCAGCAGGCGGGGGCGGGGGCTGTGCCACCTGCGGACGGGGCTCCTCCACCTCCGTGGGCTTGGGCTGGGTGGGATCCTGGTCGTCGTCCGGTGCGGGATCGAAACGGACCCAGCCGATGCCCTCGAAGGCGACCTCCACCCAGGCGGTGACGTTGTCACCGGTGATGGAGACCGTCCCCTCGGCCCCTTCGGGGACCTCGAAGCCCATCACCACTCGAGCCGGGATGTCGATCTCCCTGGCCATCACCGCGGTGAGGACGGCGAACTGCTCCTCGTCCCCGATCTTTCCGGTGGGCGCGGCGTCGGCCTGTTCCTTGTCGAAGCCGACCTCCTGCAGCATCGCCCACATCCGGCTGTAGCCGTGACCGGACAGAGAGGCGGTCTCGTCATCGATGCCGTGCGTGTAGAACGCATCGGTCTTGATCATCCGGGAGAGGTTCTGGAACTTGTCCCAGTCGGATTCGGGGGCAGCGGCCCACTCCTCGGCGAACTGGGCGAACTCCGGGCCCACCCTGTCGTTCGGCACGAGCGGGATATCGGCGAACCGTGCGGTGCGCTGCTGTTCGGGGGTGATGTGGGTGTACGGCTCGTACGAGAGCTTGTAGCTGTCGCCCGGTCGCAGACCGGTGGCGTTCACCGCGGTCTGGGACTTCTCGTTGAGGTACAGGTTCTCCGCCAGGGCGCCGGCGCGGTCGACGGGGAGATCGCCGAGGTCGATCCGGTTGGTGCGCTCACCGAGGGTGGGCATCCACACTCCGGTGTACTCGCCGATCGTGATGGTGGAGGTGCGCTGGTTCTCCCCGCCCTCGTGCAGGTCCACGCCATATGCGGTGCGCAGGAACGCCCCGGAGGGGTCATCCTTCTTCTGGGTGCCGGCCACGTTGTACACCTGCAGGTCGTACTGGTCCATGGTGGCCAGGCGTACCTTCTCTCCCCCGCTGACCCCGGTGATGGTGAAGAGCTCGGTGGCGCGCTGGTTCTTGATGTAGCCGCGGAACTCGGT is drawn from Brachybacterium muris and contains these coding sequences:
- the istA gene encoding IS21 family transposase — protein: MVRKIRAKLVLQLRAEGLSGRAISSSQGMSRKSVRAVFEAADAAGIGWGDIADVADEQVYARLFPGRGEHESVFAQPDWEQVHREMARVGVTLKLLHGEYFDATTAAGDPAMGYDRFCRTYQHHVMVTGAASRVGHKAGQSVEVDWSGPTMELADPVTGEVSKVFLFVACLPFSRYAFCFPALDMRQESWLRAHVAMFEALGGTVPRIVPDNLKTGVVKHPREGEIVLNDAYREMAAHYSAAVLPGRVRKPKDKASVENTVAHVATWVIAGLRDQRFTSLPELAAAIGQRMEAYNAEPFQKRPGSRASVFDAEERPLLTPLPAVPYEISTWHYGRRVGRNGHVTFARNFYSAPFAHIGAKVDLRITARTLEIYQGSQRLTSHLLLPETASNEYRTNDADLPAGERFQAWDAQRVRAWADRVGPATVIVIQRIFESVPIVEQGLDPALAVLRLSRRFSVDRVEAACALALTGRVRSPRYAHLHPILATGQDKVAALRPPREEPAEDGGYVRGADYYAGGVR
- a CDS encoding FHA domain-containing protein; the protein is MSEAAQLLNRGTWIQPGPATLVVRYAGWVLLVPGMKKEVVEAAWTVLGDGPTADDFPDKLVKAGGLESLDKLPAILYALMEGTTTHIGVKGKSPLVVYDETGSRLVAGTDEEPFTRLTVEGVRRIAFGDLPPEEPLGGLRLEAGVSRVRGFVQAIVDPADLADDARTALAEQVEQHGRSIEDPEAKKRRAEKPPPPAPKPAATSESVRKPMMATRPSGAMPTSRSASTPAKPAESAGPSVFDDLFGDKKPEPAAAQAPAATATPAAAPATPAPAPPTPAAAPATQAPTPPEPAPAPTPEPAAEGPDSAATSGGSPSSPAPSTNAVPSSQRDAGTAPEDDAVQAPAKETPAATPPAGKRRLVSTSLFDRKRRPAAGGDEARTSTADPAAAGPASASNTDARTAGSAPAPAPESQPSPEPAPEPEPSSGPAAPPQPAPVVEEPSIAPGTDQQRPSATRRPSSAASMPTPPPPDEDDSSPVTLVAPIDQDDAAEGTSTPDPSPDSAGAKDQAASSSTPAATLGFGTDLDATGAYDDLFGKTVFRSIEDAAVRRTEVDEHDEDEASTEAAGDSPEQADGAQDDSSEDIDEDRSDQPETLGQAELPTADAASSAIGGEFIDWVPGVGRSAPEIAQTAARRASQPAPGQPAYPQVHLAERPPAPVTGPPRAVPPDYGSAPVPREGLGFGQQPGTPSMQAQPGQQAGPQQYGAPFPGSRAPQAPPHSGRAASAPHPVAPSGPPPMAAARPNGPAHPHPPTGGSAAPAPQAPSRAVMIPGVICPNGHANSPERHQCRTCGGPLEHSTRSVPRPPLGYVEISTGNRVVLDRSAVIGRRPRASRVSADDVPQLVTVPSPQQDISRSHVELRLEGWHVVATDLGTTNGTTLIRPGTEPVRLRAGEGVVLGEGDQLDLGDGVRLMMRGMA
- a CDS encoding PP2C family protein-serine/threonine phosphatase, with amino-acid sequence MSAASTHVGHVRATNEDSLLNVPPIYLVADGMGGHNAGEVASAIAVEEFEKLTIQENVTVDQLGQALRTAADRIAELGGEAQLGAGTTVAVVATMVLDGVGYWVVLNLGDSRVYRLSGDIFEQVSVDHSVVQELMDRGELSKDEAKVHPYRHMVTRALGAGPESDPDYWLIPAEVDDRMLVCSDGLTGEVDDATIERVLRGRQDVRTISENLVQLALDAGGRDNVSVVVVEAVEVVGLGLAAESTLDGPGRGDDEFEIDEDTLPRSIITAEGGD
- a CDS encoding serine/threonine-protein kinase translates to MAPEPSISGPQRGEYSDAEANVMATMSTHPSIVTIHTADASSDHRPFIVMEYCPRPNYGVRFRKERITVAEALRVGVQIAGAVETAHRAGILHRDIKPANILVTEYNRPALTDFGISIVAGQSEDVEDSQGMSIPWSPPEFFADPVRADVRSDVFALAATVYSLLASHTPFERVGQRNTASDLIHRITTEPLRPLNRPDVPPELNRVLSIAMAKDPAGRYDTALAFGRSLQQVELALSLPVTQMDVLDDRGAPAAPLADEDELDSHTRIRKVSTVDPETGGGAPAAVASTRSPGWPRPWGHRPPVASGPRHRRPRPLLHRWSRPCSVPPGPRSPRCPRRLLPPHRHRPLPHRTRQRSVALRHGRS
- a CDS encoding ATP-binding protein, with translation MSVIDNDTKRKLREMGATALLDAIDAQDEAHVLGMSFQERLQLIVDEAHSIFNHGKVEGLIRRAGLRYPGADLRRLDLVEERGLNRNVIAQLATCSFIQRQQNVVFQGFTGSGKSYLGCALAKQACQHRLRAHYIRMPDLEEAWALAKDKPQGQTKFLRKYSTFSLLVIDEWLLDHPDEGMRSMLLELLERRYDTGSTVFCTQYPKKDWHARLGGAVHADAIMDRIVHNTIWIDTGDRNMREHTALPQ